Genomic DNA from Candidatus Aminicenantes bacterium:
CGTCCCCCTCGCCCCACAACCTGATCCACGGCATCTACGGCACCCGCGGCGCCGCCCTCTACGATCCGCAGCCCCCGAGGCTCGCGGCGGGCAACCATGCCTGGGTCTCGCCGGAAGAGTTCAAGGCCCTGGAGGAAAAACATACCCCGAAAATCACCCTGCAGCTGGCCGAGCTGGCCCGCCAGACCGGGGCGGGTCACGGCGGAACCGATCTGATGGAGGATTGGCGGCTCATCGATTGCCTCCGCCACGGCCTGCCTCTGGATCAGGACGTTTACGACGCCGCGGCCTGGAGCTCCATCGTCCCCTTGAGCCAGTGGTCCGTGCTGAACCGCTCCAATTCCATCGACATCCCCGACTTCACCGCCGGAGCCTGGAAAACCAACCGCCGCAACATGGACATCAACCTGGACAAGGGCGGGCAAACCCGGATCATCGTTTAACGGGCTTATAGAGATCTTCTCCCATCTCCGGGGATTGTGAAGCGCCCGAAGATGGGAGAAGCACCGATTCTTTGGTAAGATAACCGCCCAGGAGGCACCCCATGGCGAAAGCCCTTGTCTGCTATTATTCGAAGACCGGCAACACCGAAAAGATGGCCATCCGGGTCGCCGAGGCTCTCGGCGCCGCCGGACTGCCGGCCGATTTGAAGAAGGTCCAGGACGTCGGGCCCGACGACCTCCTGGCCTACGACTGCATCATCCTCGGCTCGCCCGTCTACTACGGCACCATGGCCTGGCCGATCAAGAAGCTGCTGGACGAGAGCGTCAAGCACCACGGCAAGCTCAAGGGCCGGGTGGGCGGCGCGTTCTGCTCGTCCGGCAACTTGGCCGGGGGCAACGAGACGACGGTGCTGAACATCCTGAGCGCCCTGCTCATCCACGGCATGATCGTCCAGGGGGACCATCAGGGAGACCATTACG
This window encodes:
- a CDS encoding NAD(P)H-dependent oxidoreductase, translating into MAKALVCYYSKTGNTEKMAIRVAEALGAAGLPADLKKVQDVGPDDLLAYDCIILGSPVYYGTMAWPIKKLLDESVKHHGKLKGRVGGAFCSSGNLAGGNETTVLNILSALLIHGMIVQGDHQGDHYGPASVGKPDDRAARSCAKYGQRLAKLTLKLFP